Below is a window of Impatiens glandulifera chromosome 2, dImpGla2.1, whole genome shotgun sequence DNA.
GTTGAGATCGTTATgccaataataatttttgaaattttaatgtatatatgttaagatttttttaaggaGGATGAAACGTACCTTAGTCAAGATCAATTACAAACAAAGAGACTTAGGAGAAAAAGTAAGAtacaaaataatagtttatgtTATTCTTGATTTGGTGGATTTAGAAACTAATGACCAATCCATTATATACATGAATTTAGGAGAAACCctaattagtaaaaatataaaatcatcataatattttatataattgttcAATTAGGtgataaaacttaaaataaaatattttctaaatgtCTCAATATCCTCTCTCATAGATATCTTAAAGAACAAGTTTAGATCAGAGATATTCAAGAGCTTTACAAAATATAAGTTGATGTTCATTCCTTTGAAGTTCCTTGTTTCAAAtgaattttcataaattttgtcTCTCTAATCCATCATTCTTTTTGCaacatttgaattattttataatttatattttccttTAGTTATCTCTGTTAGTGCATCTTCATCGTGTAAAATAAAGTATTAGTTGTATAAATTGATGCATTCCTTTTATTATGATTCTTCTACCATTCATTTGAGCaacatttgaattattttatactcTTATTTAGTTATCTCTGTTAGTGCATCTTCATCGTGTAAAATAATGCATTACTTTTATTAGGATTCTTTTAAAACATTGATCTCTGTTGTGTCATTTCAATTTGCAATGTCCACATACTACATTCTTATTGATTTGTGTCATCATCTGAATTCTTTTTTTCTTGAAGTTTTTCCACTTGAATTCTAGTACTGCATTCAAAGTTGTTTAGTCGAGTAAAAATCGTTGATGTGAGAACAATTGACTCTCCATATAAATACAGAGGACAGTCCGATCACGTTTTTTTTCTACCATATGTCCTTGATCGCTAAACAAAACGTGTTACATTTCATTCGAATTAAGTTAAGATTTCTACTAATTATTTGTTCCACAACAACTTCTATAAATAATTGGTAAATCTTGAGATTGATCATCTATAGAGTGGTTGACAATATAGAGTGTAACTTTCCAATTAGTTATATATGGTTTATTTGTGAATTGAGATTATTGTTATACcatatatgtaatattatactTACTCTAATTTAGATATAACCGTCTTTTAATAAGTCTGCTCGATTTATTGGtacatttttgtaatttttcatTCAGTTTAACCATGGgtttttaaatagatttatgCAATTTTTAATACAGTTTAATATTCATAACCATAAGTGTTTTGGCATAtttacaatacaatacaatcggtattatataaaatttcaaaaccaAGAAAGAATTTTATAACTTCAAGTTCcttgattttgatttaaaatcaaTAGGGGTGACCATATCTTTGGTTGAcccaaaccctaaccctaaccctaaccaataatattaatttgggtgAATTAATttggttgggttgggttgagtttaaGTTGGGTTTAATTTAGATTGTGTTAGGGTTCccaaattaaatcaatttaattatttttatttaattagtctaCTAAATTCACGATTTTCTTACTTACTATATTCTTATTTGACTTCCTCATTACTTAGAAACAGAaacaatagaaaaaatatatcacAATTGCTAGAGCACATAAACAATAATAACACATATCTTTAATATCtagtttagttttaaaaataaataaaatataccatAATCAAGGCCTTATTTAGTCATTTCACCTAATATTTCATcgactaatttattaattaaaatagcaaacaaataaaaatatattaaacatttcataaatgtgttaaatgaaccAAAACATGATCAATATGTCAAAAGTGTGTTAAACGAGccaaaaacttattaaacggGTCAACAACGTATTAAACggatcaaaacaaattaaataattgttaaacggGTCAAAACGATGGTTAAACGAGTTAAAAATGTGTTGATCaagtcaaaaacgtattaaacggggaaaataaatcaaacaattgTTGAAcggtaaaaaaaatgtattaaataagccaaaaatatcttaaacgagtcaaaaatgtaataaatgtgttaaaaaccaaaatttaaCTTTGGTTATCCAAACTATACCCCAACCCATATTGATAAATCATATGGGTTGGGATTAGTTGAGGAATcgcaatcaaatcaagttgtaGTGGTTGTTGATGAAAACAAAAAGGAAGATACTCATGTtaattaagagaaataagagaatTCCAAGGTTGATATAGAGAAATCCAAATTTACAGAGGATTCTAAAGCTAAAGTTGAAGGAAATGAAGACAATGatctaaaaatttaatttgagaacaacaaggtgaaaaGACCGGAAATCCTGaagaataattatttcaaaatgagAACAtgtcatataaagaaagaaatcaataTGAGAATATAAAGTATTCATCAATGTCTTTAGTTCATCCCCTTTCATTAAAAGAGgaaagggaagaagaagacaacATGTTGATACAACAAGTTGGtatagaaataaaaatcataattggAATAGTTAGGATTTGATATagtttataatctttttttGTAATTTCTGTTTGTAtatttgattgctactaattaGGTTCTTTAGGAttgtttgattttcattttttaatcataGTTAAGGTTTGTCTAGCTCTGATTCTTGACCTTCCcacttttgaaattttaacGAAATGGTTTTAATTGTTTTCCAAAAAAGAATATGGGTTGGTTAATGAGttgactaaatttaattttggttgaatatgggttggataATACGGATTGAATTTACTCGTTTACTCACCCCTAAAAATCAACGTCTCTTATAAGTAGGGACGACAATGAGGCGGTTCGGGACGGGGAATATATTTACCATCCCCATCTCGTTTTTATTTTGGAGATTTTTTTACTACCATCTCCAACCTATTTGGTTTTAGAGAATCCCCGCGGAGTACCATTTATAccatattcattaaaaaaaattatataaataattttttttaatataatatatattgtaatatattgaaaatttatattattataaagaaataaacttaacactcttataaaatataattaataaataaatatattaattattttatatatttaattatgtttatagtatTCGGGGCAGAATCAGGGTGAGATCGGGGCGGGGAGACAAATACCACCCGCCCCATTCCTGATCAACTACCGATCAAATTAGGGAAAGACCGCCAGAAGTGGACAATTAGAATCGGCATCATGTTCAATTTTGAGACCAAGAATTAATTTTGCAATTCCTTAGTTTTTGATTTAGAATCAATGgaaaattttgtttagaataaatgaTAATGTACATTTCAGCCATCATATATCATATATCTAATTATTATGTCTAATATAGACAATGACAATGATTGTGttctaattttcattaatgtgtAACTCAATCACTATATCAGTAAGCGACTCTTTAGTAtactatttgtttttatattatcacTCTTTTGAGgaatttcagtttttatttttttttttcaggcaaaatatttttatgaaatgtCACATATCTCGATTTGACTATTTGTTTTTAGAAAACAGTttgattttactattttatttgaatcaatttgatataaaaaaaatatgtgtatattttttatttaaaaatatcctACAAATATTCATTCTATTCTTCTATGTTCAAATTTCTCTTtttgagaattatttttagccatgtaacataaatattaaaaaacggATTTTATAATTAGCTTCCcactttttcaatataaaatatggaattttctagtttaaaacttaattagttGATTAAAAATGTTGTAGCAGGAAgtaataatgataatgatcgaaattttattggtaaatttgaatggtttaaaaaacatttacttGCTTGGTTAACTGTTTTCTCTCCACAGCCACGTGTTGTCGTGGGAACGTAAACACATGTTCTTAATTctcaattcattaaaaatatgtgtatacttaaaattaacaaattatgttttagaattttaactattataagaattgtttttaattttataaaagacatttgttttgtttttaggAGAAAGTTCATATATATCTTTTAAGTAATCATCTATTCTATTAAGTAATCATagttaacataaaaaaatgtattagtgAATAATCGTTTTTCATAAGGCTTCATACATCAATGTGAATGagattaaaaacttttttttacaaattcaagtgttattatcttttttcattattttaatattagacaaattgatttttaactataaaaatccaaatcttaattttcttgaaaaataattcaagaaaatttaGTATAATCtatatgttaaaaatgtttttattttgttagtatGTCTCTAAAGCAACCattaattatctatattattttcaaGATTATTGTACTTTTTACAaacatatataatgtattttttcataatttacataaaattcatataaaacaactaattattcttaatataattaacttgaTGATTAatccatatattatataaattttctctCATACGTAGATGCTAAAGAAACCCATAATTAAGCCCTTGAGTTATTTCGAAATTTAGACATCCTTCCcaaactttatttaatattcttaaacactaatttaaaatattaaataagacACATAAatacatacattttttttttcaatgaaaTGACAATAAACTGTTTTCCCCAAAAAATTGCATTCGTTAAGTTACCtaaatcgattttttttaaaagaagttTTCAAAtagttgaaagaaaaaaatgcaattgCAAGAAAATGTTTGAATTTGAGTTAGAAATTTGTTGGGTTTTTCATATTGGTGGTCGTACCTTTATATGGAAAAATCTTTAATAGAAGAAATTGGTCTATTAAGTTCCggtaaaattaaaagagaaatgaaagttaagggatcaaaataaataaaaaaataaaaaaaggtcACATCTTGTGagattatataatataacaGAAATGATTACTGAGatagttttgaaaaaataataatttgcgctgaaaaaaaaaatgctacgtCATTCCTTAAACATTTCATCTTTTAAATTCCTTTCCCTATCCtcctaataataatataatagattCTCTTTTCTATATGATTGTTCTTTtgtaaaataacatttttatttgatatcgAACAAACCCATTTACAAATCCACTACTAATcataataagaattaaaatttatttattaataaatagtcTATATTTCTCAAATTAGGAATTTATGTTaatgagaattttaaaaaatattcatgaaAACCAATTCTATTAATCACTGTTAAagtcataatttataaaaacacataaaaattaaattataattctcttcattttctatctaaattattcaattttaggCTTTTCTTTCCTGTTTGACCGGGATTGAGTTGTGTTGAGAACAATATTGGTATATAGTCCCAATTTcgtatcaaatattaataaacacaaataaatatttaacctCACTAATatactatttaaatttttaatatattatactataaataatacataaaaaaaaattaagacgGAGATGGTAATGTTGGGCCttatgggtccagcccaattagtcaatataaaaaccaaataaaccctaattttgtttctctctctaccacaattttcagtgagagttctgtgaagagatcaagagaaacagagtgaagaaaatacagaagaagaagaaaagaagaagatacagaggaagaagaagatatagaggaagaagaagagaaggagaacagAGTATCACATTTTTTGTCTTGATTACCCTCAtgttcatttctctcttatttgtaAAGGGAATTTCATGATTTCTCAAAGctagatttgtttgggtttgaatgaaattagtttctctgtatgtatacatcaactttaggtttaaagttgagaagaacaattgTATCAGTTTGTTACTGATTAGTGAAATCTGTTGGttttgccccgtggtttttaccctccgtgttgaaagggttttccacgtaaatctggtgttctttattactttgctGATTTGCTAGTATGATTTTgttgacttgtgaaattaatcagatcaattgatttcaataggaaagtattattcaacttgaaattccTAACAGGTAAGAGAtgataatgaaaacaaaattataaaataaaataggatcGATTATGATTCTAACTATAAACcggataatgttttttttagacAAAAGTGCTATACATTGATTATAGACGTTATTGATCATTTGGTATTATGagtaaacattaaaattatggaattagaatattctaattccaactttatattataatcattTCAATTATATCATAATCATACAAACTATAGATAACTATAGATAAAAAGAACAGAATGATATGAAGAGAAAGGCATGCTGCTTAATTAAGTTGCTGATATTCAATGAACATAATCTAATTAATCATACAATTAGATTAGCAATGGATGCATAAGTTCCCACCACCCCGGCTAACAAACCAAACACAATTATCCCCCAAATGGCCAACTTGTCCaagtaagaaaaataagaaaacatccTCAAGTAAAATAGGCAAGGCAGTAGAAATGAAGCTAAAACCACAAAGATTGATCCAACAATGGCCATCAACGACTCAAAATGCGGAAATAGGCACGCCACAATCACAGTGCTCATCAACAAAGCCAGTCTTATCAGCCACCTCactcctttcttcttcttgtaatAGTAATCCTCCTCCGATAACACCCTCTTCTCTATACCCTCTGCAACTGGGCTCATCATCAATGCATATCGGCTTACTGGAATCATCAATGTCGTGTAAATTGCAATCTCTCCGCTCACTGACTTTGTCGGAAGATTTAAGGTAATCTGAGATTCCACCTCATTTCCATACATTAGATACCCTGCTGTTGCCATTAACATGTACACAACAGCTGTAACCGTAAAACCAATCACCAACACCTTCCTCAACTGTCGAGGATTAGCCATTGATGAGTATATGGATGGGATGACAGGATGACCAGCAAAACAAACAATGTAAAGACTCAAAGCAGTTGGGATTCCATCCGCCTTCAACATTATTGATGACCCTTCAGCGTTGAAGCCAATACCATCAACCAAACCAACGCAAACTACGGAGAAGAGAATAATGAGGCAAGAAAATACCCCCGTGGCAGATACATAAGAAAGAATACTCAAGTGATCAGTCAAAAGCATGGATGGGAGAATGATTAAACCAGTCATCACTACAAATGATTGCATTCCTCCTCCTTCCATAAGTATAAGTGTCCCAATCTTGATAGTGAAGTTGGGGAATAGCTTGTGCAAATTGTCCCCTTCCAATATCAAGAGCCCTATAGCCACCATGTAGAGCTCCGAATTCATGACAATGGAAACAAAGGTTCTACCTTTTGTACCTGACAAATTGAACAAGGTTTAACTCTAGTATCCTAATAGTAATAGCTAGTATTTATCAAACCAAATTAACAATACCCAAAGCCCGCTCTGCAATGTCAAGATAGGTCCGGACAGAGGGATCCGAGTTCAAACACTCATTGAGAAGAAGGGCAGTGTAAAGGGTCATTCCACCCACAGCCAGAAACAGGAATAGGCTTAGCCATCCTCCACTTGACAGAGCATATGGAACTGTCAGGAGACCAATTCCTGatcaattatatatactttAGTAAAATGATGATAAGTACTAGCTAGAGAGAAATAAAAGATGGAAATTAAATACCCAAAAGGGCATTAGTAGCATTGAAGCAGGCTTTGAGGAAGCTTGAGGAACCAGTAGTTTGATCAGTTGGAATGAGTGGAGTTCTCATGAGCTCCTCATGTTGATCATGGTTTTCCATTGTTTGATTGAAAGAATTGCAATTGGCTGCATAAAAagatgacttttttttttgtcatcaTAGAAGTACTAAATTATTAAGGGCCTTGTTATTCCAAATTATTGATTTAGACAAACACAAAGAGACAATAGAATAGGATAGAGACAGGAGCTCAACAAGCAATCCTCAGCTATACAAGAGGATTTTTGAACAATGATTCCCATCTCTTTACAAGAGGCCGACAAATTAATTTGTTCAGTCAGATCTGCTTTATGTTGGTGCTGAAAAGCTTCTATAGtgcaattattaaataataattatgaagaTCTTGcttttatgattatttaaaaatgatatttccaaataaaaatatgaaacgattataaatattcaaaatttcaaaaatatagtCCAAACtccaaaaatattaatcaaaattctaaaatataaaatttcaaaattaaggtacaaaataatataaattgtttgaacattaaatatattaatttttttaagtttgtttttcaaacataactTATGTACTTATttgtatgaaatatttaaatttaaaaataattaatataaaaatatatgttaaaagaATATCTTAAATTTAACTTATGCATTAAGAAGTAGCTAGAtactccaaaaaaaaatattagacatgttttatattagatattattattatatatatttaaattatttgggtgaaagtataacaataatttattaacttatttatagcgagaatttattaattttttttattataatatattattaattttataaaattatttttcttctcaatatattatatataatatatatagtatcaTTTTTATtccttcatattatatataaaatatatactaatatttttttttactttttattatatataatatattaacaatttttttatctatttcaatattatatataatatattaaccttttttatctccttcaatattatataatatattaattattatattcttatctactcattttttttctatcattaatccaaccctaatataaattaaaaatcattatatattaaccctaatataaattaaaaattaatatatatatataataataatgtttctcTAATATAATTTCAcgcttaaatatatatataatagtgtttctttatatttatggaaatcaaagttaaataaaaatgaaaatggaTAGATTTTAATTTACCTGTATGCCTTGTaaatgaatgagagaaatattttagatggaagataatataaaaaattgaataacatATTATCAATGAGTTAAAGAAATAGTGAAGacgaaaaagaagaataaaatgaaatggtgaagaaaaataagaagaagatgaagtgaTAAACAAGAAGATGAAAGTGCGATGAAGAATAAGAAATTGTGAAGacagaagagaaagaagaaaaagagaagaaaaaattgtgagaaagaagaaaaagagactAAGAAGTAAGAGTCATGTAGATTGATTAATACactagaaattagggtttttgctttagataatataatataagaatatggATTGGGCCTATTATATGCTATTATTATATGGGCTTAGAAAAGtgagagaaaagaaaattaattattttaaatattaatattaaataaataaataaaatatattatattattaggttCGAAAAAGTTCGACAAACCATCGAGCaaacattatatgagctcgagttcggctcgaatattaaactaGTCGGCTCGAACTCGGTTCAAACTCGAttaaagtcaagctcaagtcgagtTTTGATCGAGCGGCTCACCATAGTAGCTCATGAGCTACTAGAGCCCTAATTGAAGTAacataaagtttataaattatgtgGAGTGTGTTGaaatagatatttaaaaatattttggagtTGGATATGTAAATTATGGGGAAGTATATATTATGAacttattttactttaaaaaattatatatattttaagtaataatgtattaattattaacacGACATAATTAACTTAACTCTAAAACACATTAGTTTACGTGCTCTATCACTAAACTACTAGTCTTAgtaatattatgaaattattttaataaaaaaaaatagaattatatatatttttaaataataatatattataaataaaattatatataacaattaaaattattaatcttatttaaaaaaatatatattttattctaaaatattagtaatttgtttcttatttatgtaatagtaaattaaataaaatgtattatatatatataatttttaatttaaaaataaaataaaaaagtaaaatctttatttaaaaaaattattctaaattatgATTGAGtttaatcattataaataaattatatatattaattttatttaaatttaaaataaaatcatcaaaatattttattatttattattttaaataaaattattaagtgaaaatataaatatatatatataaataataatttttagaaaaactaATATAGTGGTTAGTgttctccatatatatatatatatatatatatatatatatatatacatatatatatatatatatatatagtcatgtTTGCCAAGTATAAggagaatttatttattattttcggtccgtttttattttaaagaattgtTTTAATACAATTCTCGTCCTCGTTCAATTTAGGGGAATCATCACGGACAAcgtctataaaatatttttaaaaaataaaaaaattatataaatcaatttttaatataatatatattataatatattaaaattttatattattataaaaaaataaacttacaatttttataaaatataataaatatatatatatattaatacttttatatatttaatagtgTTTATAATGTTCGAGATAAAATCGGGGTAAAATTAGGgcggggacacaaatatcattttcgCCCCATTCCCGTTCTATTTCGGGGGAAATCCGTCCTAAACGATGTAATTCCGTTCGGTTACTGCAGGACggtttcaaattatcatccttaACTGTGGcaataataaatatgaacttGGTTCactatacaatataaaataaatgttttatataactaaagtttaaaaaataccATTTCGgcgatttattttgttttgtataaataaaatgaataaatcttGGGTTTTTACTTTTGAGAAGATTTTCACCAGTTAAAAGATAAATGATTTCAGGACAATGAGCGCATAAATTGAATTTagacatatattattattattattattattattttcttattttttctctcatacaCATGTGACAGGTCGTGTAAGATTTGTACCTTTGTTTTCATTAAAAGTTTGTTGGATAGTAAAATATAGTGTTCATATGTCATACTCGAACCCACATTTTTAAAACagtttattataatcaaattcGGTTAGAGatgtacaaattaaaatttcacaaatttatgaatattaaaataattattttaaataaataaattcaaaataatcaaaattaaggcCAACccaaattttaacaattaattggattaattaaattttaattaattaaaacaaaatctaagaaaaataacataaaataatttgagatagattttgtattcattttatccaaaattaattttaaggactcaaataaattaaataaatgctatatcaatttaaatatcaaattaattatttataaagccctaaaaatatacttaaaaaattaaaataaatagaaaaaataaatatttgtgtcCATTTAAATATTGTGTATATTTTGTACgttaaaaataaagtgaaatgGATGGagtaaagaaaatttaattttaaacaagcTCCAAGGTTGGAAAAGGGTCTTGATCTAGTACAATCGATAATAAGAGAAACAGCTACAGCAAACCACATAGTATGAGCGCCTAAATTTCATTCAACGCACG
It encodes the following:
- the LOC124927562 gene encoding amino acid transporter AVT1I-like isoform X1 translates to MENHDQHEELMRTPLIPTDQTTGSSSFLKACFNATNALLGIGLLTVPYALSSGGWLSLFLFLAVGGMTLYTALLLNECLNSDPSVRTYLDIAERALGTKGRTFVSIVMNSELYMVAIGLLILEGDNLHKLFPNFTIKIGTLILMEGGGMQSFVVMTGLIILPSMLLTDHLSILSYVSATGVFSCLIILFSVVCVGLVDGIGFNAEGSSIMLKADGIPTALSLYIVCFAGHPVIPSIYSSMANPRQLRKVLVIGFTVTAVVYMLMATAGYLMYGNEVESQITLNLPTKSVSGEIAIYTTLMIPVSRYALMMSPVAEGIEKRVLSEEDYYYKKKKGVRWLIRLALLMSTVIVACLFPHFESLMAIVGSIFVVLASFLLPCLFYLRMFSYFSYLDKLAIWGIIVFGLLAGVVGTYASIANLIV
- the LOC124927562 gene encoding amino acid transporter AVT1I-like isoform X2 — its product is MENHDQHEELMRTPLIPTDQTTGSSSFLKACFNATNALLVPYALSSGGWLSLFLFLAVGGMTLYTALLLNECLNSDPSVRTYLDIAERALGTKGRTFVSIVMNSELYMVAIGLLILEGDNLHKLFPNFTIKIGTLILMEGGGMQSFVVMTGLIILPSMLLTDHLSILSYVSATGVFSCLIILFSVVCVGLVDGIGFNAEGSSIMLKADGIPTALSLYIVCFAGHPVIPSIYSSMANPRQLRKVLVIGFTVTAVVYMLMATAGYLMYGNEVESQITLNLPTKSVSGEIAIYTTLMIPVSRYALMMSPVAEGIEKRVLSEEDYYYKKKKGVRWLIRLALLMSTVIVACLFPHFESLMAIVGSIFVVLASFLLPCLFYLRMFSYFSYLDKLAIWGIIVFGLLAGVVGTYASIANLIV